In Haloterrigena turkmenica DSM 5511, a single genomic region encodes these proteins:
- a CDS encoding VOC family protein: protein MPEMPAMRVDHVGIAVESIDDAEELLFVLGCEKIHEEASEYGAFTWATYVLGDASRLELIAPEDGSESFLTEFLERRGPGLHHVTLEVADLERAVDVLDAHDVPVADYAEFEHWGEAFVAPSNPTGALLQLMEYYDGYAETREAGRQLFVRGESL, encoded by the coding sequence ATGCCCGAGATGCCAGCGATGCGCGTCGATCACGTCGGGATCGCCGTCGAATCGATCGACGACGCCGAAGAACTGCTATTCGTCCTCGGCTGCGAGAAGATCCACGAGGAGGCGAGCGAGTACGGTGCGTTCACCTGGGCGACGTACGTCCTCGGCGACGCTTCCCGGCTCGAGCTCATCGCTCCCGAGGACGGCTCGGAATCGTTCCTGACCGAGTTCCTCGAGCGACGCGGCCCCGGCCTCCACCACGTCACGCTCGAGGTCGCCGACTTGGAGCGAGCGGTCGACGTCCTCGACGCACACGACGTCCCGGTCGCCGATTACGCCGAATTCGAACACTGGGGCGAAGCGTTCGTGGCGCCGTCGAACCCGACCGGTGCGTTGCTCCAGCTCATGGAGTACTACGACGGGTACGCGGAGACCCGCGAGGCGGGACGGCAGCTGTTCGTCCGTGGCGAGTCGCTCTGA
- a CDS encoding EthD family reductase, translated as MITLVEFLVRDDEYSHEEFVERWQGDHAELARELPGLKRYSTSVPTDPDDAEYDGILELAFEDGRAMNEAFESDVGQEVMDDAAEFTVPGAGPRMVVEETVHVDADE; from the coding sequence ATGATAACATTGGTCGAGTTTCTCGTCCGGGACGACGAGTACAGCCACGAGGAATTCGTCGAACGGTGGCAGGGTGACCACGCCGAGCTGGCTCGCGAACTCCCCGGTCTGAAACGGTACAGCACGTCCGTTCCGACGGACCCCGACGACGCGGAGTACGACGGCATCCTCGAGCTCGCGTTCGAGGACGGACGGGCCATGAACGAGGCGTTCGAGTCGGACGTCGGTCAGGAGGTCATGGACGACGCCGCGGAGTTCACCGTTCCCGGCGCGGGACCGCGAATGGTCGTCGAAGAGACCGTACACGTGGACGCCGACGAATGA
- a CDS encoding thiamine pyrophosphate-binding protein, producing MTTTASALVETLEELGVEYVFGYPGGRVIELLDHLPESDVDLVRPRDEREASVMAETYGRLTGRPGVLAGQGPWIGSLGMIGQMEARLSSSPMVVLTEASERGEYSTLAPYQQARGDYGGFSLPSILDGVSKEWWFPRTPVETLRSTQLAFKHAVAARPGPTAIILDGDAITDDVPDDPTPTAWDAVSQTRTWDAAPSASDVADAVDALEGAERPVIVAGNGVHAAQAYDELAAVAEAYDCVVVTSYLGKSTYPETDDRAAGVMGSFGHEGANQVVSEADTLLVAGCRLNPMDTNWQAPEFIRPDEQMIVHADVDARNAGWVYPADVGLIGDAKESLAALADAGDASNDWAMERAAAAEEWFTAPECEDDSTPIKPQRAVKEIEAVVDEETIVTADSGNNRFWLLYYLQTPAVRTYFGSGGVGGMGWANPAAVSAALTTDKDVVAVAGDGGFSMTMNSVETAVEYGVAPTFVVLNDTSLGMVRQMQGEDGDIAGVEFHDTDFAKAAEAFGAVGTRATDPEAFAAALEDGKAADVPHVIDVRIDREEDMADTLASSFYESVGGLHE from the coding sequence ATGACGACGACCGCGTCCGCACTCGTCGAGACGCTCGAAGAACTCGGCGTCGAGTACGTCTTCGGCTATCCGGGCGGCCGAGTCATCGAACTGCTCGACCACCTCCCCGAATCTGACGTGGACCTCGTCAGACCGCGCGACGAGCGCGAGGCGAGCGTCATGGCGGAGACCTACGGCCGTCTCACGGGGCGGCCGGGCGTTCTCGCCGGGCAGGGGCCGTGGATCGGCAGCCTCGGGATGATCGGTCAGATGGAGGCGCGGCTGTCCTCGTCGCCGATGGTCGTGCTCACCGAGGCCTCCGAGCGCGGCGAGTACTCGACGCTGGCACCGTACCAGCAAGCCCGCGGGGATTACGGCGGGTTCAGCCTCCCCTCGATCCTCGACGGGGTATCCAAGGAGTGGTGGTTTCCACGCACGCCGGTCGAAACCCTGCGCTCGACGCAGCTAGCGTTCAAACACGCCGTCGCCGCCCGTCCCGGTCCGACCGCGATCATCCTGGACGGCGACGCGATCACCGACGACGTCCCCGACGATCCCACGCCGACCGCGTGGGACGCCGTTTCCCAGACCCGGACATGGGACGCCGCGCCGTCCGCGTCGGACGTCGCCGACGCCGTCGACGCGCTCGAGGGAGCGGAGCGGCCGGTGATCGTCGCGGGCAACGGCGTCCACGCCGCGCAGGCCTACGACGAACTCGCGGCGGTCGCCGAGGCGTACGACTGCGTCGTCGTCACCTCGTATCTCGGCAAATCGACCTATCCCGAGACCGACGACCGCGCCGCCGGCGTCATGGGGTCGTTCGGGCACGAAGGTGCGAATCAGGTCGTCAGCGAGGCCGATACGTTGCTCGTCGCCGGCTGTCGGCTGAACCCGATGGACACGAACTGGCAGGCGCCTGAGTTCATCCGGCCGGACGAACAGATGATCGTCCACGCGGACGTCGACGCGCGCAACGCGGGCTGGGTTTACCCCGCCGACGTCGGCCTCATCGGCGACGCGAAGGAGAGCCTCGCCGCGCTCGCCGACGCCGGCGACGCGTCGAACGACTGGGCGATGGAACGCGCGGCGGCGGCCGAAGAGTGGTTTACCGCGCCCGAGTGCGAGGACGACTCGACGCCGATCAAACCCCAGCGCGCCGTCAAGGAGATCGAAGCGGTCGTCGACGAGGAGACAATCGTCACCGCCGACTCCGGCAACAACCGGTTCTGGCTGTTGTACTACCTGCAGACCCCGGCCGTCCGCACCTACTTCGGGAGCGGCGGCGTCGGGGGGATGGGATGGGCGAATCCGGCCGCGGTGTCGGCGGCGCTGACGACGGACAAGGACGTCGTCGCGGTCGCCGGAGACGGCGGCTTCTCGATGACGATGAACAGCGTCGAGACCGCCGTCGAATACGGCGTCGCGCCCACGTTCGTCGTCCTCAACGATACCAGCCTCGGGATGGTCCGACAGATGCAGGGCGAGGACGGCGACATCGCCGGCGTCGAGTTTCACGATACGGACTTCGCGAAAGCCGCCGAAGCCTTCGGCGCCGTCGGGACGCGCGCGACCGACCCCGAGGCGTTCGCCGCGGCGCTCGAGGACGGCAAGGCGGCCGACGTTCCCCACGTCATCGACGTGCGAATCGACCGCGAGGAAGACATGGCCGACACGCTGGCCTCCTCGTTCTACGAGTCGGTCGGGGGGCTGCACGAGTGA